From a region of the Bradyrhizobium sp. KBS0727 genome:
- a CDS encoding CaiB/BaiF CoA-transferase family protein, producing the protein MTGPLTGLKILDLTTVLMGPYTTQILGDMGADVVKIESPEGDSVRGIGPFRNPGMGSIFLQANRGKRSIVLDLKQKQGREALLKLIETADVLVYNLRPQVMERLMLGYADVAASNPKIIYAGLFGYGQDGPYAARPAYDDLMQGGTGIPSLVQRAGNPAPRYAPLAIADRVVGIWAVGAITAALWHRERHGHGHGQRIDIPMFETMAQLVLGDHMGGGLFEPGLGDMGYGRLLSRDRRPYPTKDGYVCALVYSDRQWRRFFTAIGEPEIFTGDPRFATITSRSEHIDEIYAMVTTYMTQRTTAEWVELLSAIDIPVEPLRSIEQLVDDPHLRAKGFFQMQQHPTEGPLRMPGVPTMFSKTPADIGGPAPRLGQHSRDILRAAGYATEAIDALVAAGITSEPRMAPEEIGS; encoded by the coding sequence ATGACAGGCCCCCTCACCGGTCTGAAAATCCTCGATCTGACCACCGTTCTGATGGGGCCCTACACCACGCAGATTCTCGGCGATATGGGCGCCGATGTGGTCAAGATCGAATCTCCCGAAGGCGATTCGGTCCGCGGCATCGGACCGTTCCGCAACCCCGGCATGGGTTCGATATTTCTGCAGGCCAATCGCGGCAAGCGAAGCATCGTGCTCGATCTCAAGCAGAAGCAGGGCCGTGAGGCGCTGCTGAAGCTGATCGAGACCGCTGACGTGCTGGTCTACAACCTCCGGCCGCAGGTGATGGAACGCCTGATGCTCGGCTACGCCGACGTCGCGGCCTCGAACCCGAAGATCATCTATGCCGGGCTGTTCGGCTACGGCCAGGATGGCCCATACGCCGCGCGACCGGCCTATGACGATTTGATGCAGGGCGGCACCGGGATCCCGAGCCTGGTGCAGCGGGCCGGCAATCCCGCGCCCCGCTACGCGCCGCTGGCGATCGCCGATCGCGTGGTCGGTATCTGGGCAGTCGGCGCCATCACCGCTGCGCTGTGGCATCGCGAGCGCCATGGCCATGGCCATGGCCAGCGAATCGATATCCCGATGTTCGAGACCATGGCGCAACTCGTACTCGGCGATCACATGGGCGGAGGCCTGTTCGAGCCGGGGCTGGGCGACATGGGATATGGCCGCCTGCTGTCGCGTGACCGCCGGCCTTACCCCACCAAGGACGGCTACGTCTGTGCGTTGGTCTACAGCGACCGGCAGTGGCGCCGCTTCTTCACGGCGATCGGCGAACCCGAGATTTTCACCGGCGATCCCCGCTTCGCCACCATCACCAGCCGCTCCGAGCATATCGACGAAATCTACGCGATGGTGACGACCTACATGACGCAGCGGACCACGGCGGAATGGGTGGAGCTTCTGTCCGCCATCGATATTCCGGTCGAGCCGCTGCGCTCCATCGAGCAACTCGTCGACGATCCGCATCTGCGGGCCAAGGGCTTCTTCCAGATGCAACAGCATCCCACCGAGGGCCCGTTGCGAATGCCCGGCGTGCCGACAATGTTTTCGAAAACGCCGGCCGACATCGGCGGGCCGGCGCCGCGGCTCGGCCAGCATAGCCGCGACATCCTGCGCGCAGCGGGCTATGCAACCGAGGCCATCGACGCGCTTGTGGCGGCCGGGATCACGTCGGAACCGCGAATGGCGCCAGAGGAGATCGGGTCGTGA
- the dctP gene encoding TRAP transporter substrate-binding protein DctP: MKKMPGIFAALWVAPLAIGSIAPSHAADPLTLRVADSFPGGHYISEQVTKWYMDRVAKETGNKIAFQYYPSEQLGKAKDLLSLTQTGVVDIGYVAPSFVTDKLPLSVVAELPLRFSTSCEGTAAFYKLATDGIIAKRELEPAGVRLLFTIVLPPYQIFLRSATFPGIDTLKGLKIRTSGKAKELAVQKLGAVSLQIASPDVYQSLSRGTIDGMLFPYSSIFSYDVQDLIKSASVGANFGSFVVTYVISEKRWKTLPPDVQEAMLRVGRETTERGCEISQRNELQDQEKLKARGVLEVDFSAADKARIEAQMVDVSKEWAKELDGRGKPGSEVLAAFESALK, from the coding sequence ATGAAGAAAATGCCAGGTATCTTTGCCGCGCTCTGGGTCGCACCGCTCGCGATCGGCTCGATCGCACCGTCCCATGCTGCCGATCCGCTCACCCTTCGCGTGGCGGATTCATTTCCCGGCGGACATTACATCAGCGAGCAGGTCACGAAATGGTACATGGACCGCGTCGCCAAGGAGACCGGCAATAAAATTGCATTTCAATACTATCCGTCCGAGCAGCTTGGAAAGGCCAAGGACCTGCTCTCCCTCACGCAGACCGGCGTCGTCGACATCGGCTACGTCGCGCCATCGTTCGTGACCGACAAGCTGCCGCTCTCGGTCGTCGCCGAACTTCCCTTGCGTTTTTCCACATCGTGCGAAGGTACGGCGGCATTCTACAAGCTGGCGACCGACGGCATCATCGCCAAACGGGAACTGGAGCCGGCCGGCGTCAGGTTGCTGTTCACCATCGTGCTTCCGCCCTACCAGATCTTTCTGCGCAGCGCGACGTTTCCCGGCATCGACACGCTCAAGGGCCTGAAGATCCGCACCTCCGGCAAGGCCAAGGAGCTTGCAGTTCAGAAGCTCGGCGCCGTGTCGCTGCAGATCGCCTCCCCCGACGTCTATCAGTCGCTGTCGCGTGGCACCATCGACGGCATGCTGTTTCCATATTCGAGCATCTTTTCCTACGACGTGCAGGACCTGATCAAGTCGGCTTCGGTCGGCGCCAATTTCGGCAGCTTCGTCGTCACCTACGTGATTTCGGAGAAGCGCTGGAAGACCCTGCCGCCCGACGTCCAGGAGGCCATGCTACGGGTCGGCCGCGAAACCACCGAGCGCGGCTGCGAAATATCCCAGCGCAACGAGCTGCAGGACCAGGAAAAGCTCAAAGCCCGCGGCGTGCTGGAGGTCGATTTCAGCGCTGCCGACAAGGCGCGCATCGAAGCCCAGATGGTCGACGTCAGCAAGGAGTGGGCCAAGGAACTGGACGGCCGCGGCAAACCCGGATCGGAAGTTCTCGCCGCGTTCGAGAGTGCGCTCAAGTGA
- a CDS encoding IclR family transcriptional regulator, whose amino-acid sequence MKSASRTFDLFETFARLQTPITLSDLARRMKMPVSTCFNLVRTFEARGFLYSLGSRRGLYPTKRMLQLVTTIAQHDPIGTRVSHALSELRDQTGETVVLSKRSGDKVVYMEVFESPHRIRYSAVVGEIRDLHANSMGKALLGQLPEAERKAVISKLKFTKYTKQTLPSAAAYATDIVKSLKRGYYLNDGESVADVMAVAVAMKINDEHFAVALAGPRYRMKDEIAARADQLQRACRSIADAG is encoded by the coding sequence ATGAAGTCGGCCTCGCGTACCTTCGACCTTTTCGAGACGTTTGCGCGCCTGCAGACGCCGATCACGCTGTCCGACCTCGCCCGGCGGATGAAGATGCCGGTCTCGACCTGCTTCAACCTGGTTCGCACCTTCGAAGCCCGCGGATTTCTCTATTCGCTGGGATCACGTCGCGGCCTATATCCGACCAAGCGGATGCTGCAGCTTGTCACCACGATCGCGCAGCACGACCCGATCGGAACGCGGGTATCCCATGCGCTTTCCGAATTGCGCGACCAGACCGGCGAAACCGTCGTGCTGTCGAAGCGCAGCGGCGACAAGGTCGTGTACATGGAAGTGTTCGAATCGCCGCATCGGATCCGCTATTCGGCGGTGGTCGGCGAAATCCGCGACCTGCACGCCAATTCGATGGGCAAGGCCCTGCTCGGCCAGCTTCCGGAGGCCGAGCGCAAAGCCGTCATCTCCAAGCTGAAATTCACCAAATACACCAAGCAGACGCTGCCATCGGCAGCCGCCTACGCGACCGACATCGTCAAGTCGCTGAAGCGTGGCTATTACCTCAACGACGGCGAGAGCGTCGCGGACGTGATGGCCGTCGCCGTCGCCATGAAGATCAACGACGAACACTTTGCGGTCGCGCTGGCAGGGCCGCGCTACCGCATGAAGGACGAGATTGCCGCCAGAGCCGACCAGTTGCAGCGCGCCTGCCGCTCGATCGCCGATGCCGGCTGA
- a CDS encoding CaiB/BaiF CoA-transferase family protein, whose amino-acid sequence MGPLAGIRVVEFAGIGPGPMAAMLLADMGATVVRLDRTAPSDLGVHKPTRFDLLMRGRRSIAIDLKQPSGIDLALQLVARADASIEGFRPGTMERLGLGPEVALARNPRLVYGRMTGWGQEGPLAQAAGHDLNYIALTGALSAIGNAGEAPVAPLNLVGDFGGGALYLAFGMACALLEAKHSGQGQVVDAAMTDGASSLMTMFFGLHAAGLYSLDRGTNVLDGGSAIYGVYPCADGLYVSVAAIEMKFRADLFRLLGIEPGNDGPELRARIAAAFKTRTRDQWCAALEGSDACFAPVLTMAEAPQHPHNKLRQTFVDIDGVVQPAPAPRFGRTKPALPRPPEAPGAGTREALLEWGFSDSDIDGFAAAKAIALTTK is encoded by the coding sequence ATGGGTCCGCTGGCGGGAATACGCGTGGTCGAGTTCGCAGGCATCGGTCCGGGGCCGATGGCCGCGATGCTGCTGGCCGACATGGGTGCGACGGTGGTGCGTCTCGATCGCACCGCGCCGAGCGATCTCGGGGTCCACAAGCCAACCCGGTTCGACCTCTTGATGCGTGGGCGACGCTCGATCGCCATCGATCTCAAACAGCCGTCCGGCATCGATCTCGCTTTGCAGCTGGTGGCACGTGCGGACGCTTCGATCGAAGGCTTTCGCCCCGGCACCATGGAGCGGCTGGGACTGGGACCGGAGGTGGCGCTCGCGCGCAACCCGCGGCTGGTGTATGGCCGGATGACGGGCTGGGGTCAGGAGGGACCGCTGGCGCAGGCCGCCGGGCACGACCTCAACTATATCGCGCTGACCGGCGCTTTGTCGGCGATCGGGAACGCCGGCGAAGCGCCGGTTGCGCCGCTCAACCTCGTCGGCGACTTCGGCGGCGGCGCGCTCTACCTTGCCTTCGGCATGGCGTGCGCGTTGCTGGAAGCCAAACATTCCGGCCAGGGACAGGTCGTCGATGCCGCCATGACCGATGGCGCATCATCGCTGATGACGATGTTCTTCGGGTTGCACGCAGCGGGCTTGTACAGCCTGGATCGCGGCACCAACGTTCTCGATGGCGGATCCGCGATCTACGGAGTGTATCCCTGCGCCGATGGTCTCTACGTGTCCGTTGCCGCGATCGAGATGAAATTCCGGGCAGATCTGTTCCGGTTGCTCGGCATCGAGCCCGGCAATGACGGACCGGAACTGCGGGCGCGGATTGCAGCGGCGTTCAAGACCCGCACCCGGGATCAGTGGTGCGCGGCGCTGGAGGGCAGCGATGCCTGCTTTGCCCCGGTGCTGACCATGGCCGAGGCGCCGCAGCATCCCCACAACAAGCTGCGGCAGACCTTCGTCGACATCGACGGCGTGGTCCAGCCCGCGCCCGCGCCGCGGTTCGGAAGAACCAAGCCCGCTTTGCCGCGGCCTCCGGAAGCACCGGGTGCCGGCACCCGCGAGGCGCTGCTGGAATGGGGATTTTCCGACTCCGACATCGACGGATTCGCCGCGGCCAAAGCCATTGCGCTGACCACGAAATAA
- a CDS encoding enoyl-CoA hydratase/isomerase family protein — MTAKENDAVIVEHHDDVALIRLNRPRTRNALAVDIKTHLETRIPALMQDSAVRCLVITGSEEAFCAGGDISNMNDRGAPSVRARMHQTYAWTKCILTGDKPVVAAVNGAAAGAGFSLALLCDIVIVSDKAFFRAAFPGLGAAPDLGLALTLPRSVGAARAKDILLTNRRIEASEAVAIGIAKRMVPAASLVDDALQLAKELAAGPATSFGLTKMLLNSAYGPIDDFFAAEAMAQAVAFGSREFAEGVTAFLGKRKADFKNA, encoded by the coding sequence ATGACAGCCAAAGAGAACGACGCCGTCATCGTCGAACATCACGACGATGTCGCCCTGATCCGCCTCAACCGGCCGCGCACACGCAACGCCCTAGCCGTCGACATCAAGACCCACCTCGAAACCAGGATCCCCGCCCTGATGCAGGACAGCGCTGTACGCTGCCTGGTGATTACCGGTTCCGAGGAAGCCTTCTGCGCCGGCGGCGATATCAGCAACATGAATGATCGCGGTGCGCCGTCGGTGCGGGCACGCATGCATCAAACCTACGCGTGGACCAAATGCATTCTGACCGGCGATAAGCCGGTGGTGGCGGCCGTCAACGGCGCGGCGGCGGGTGCGGGATTTTCGCTGGCGCTGTTGTGCGACATCGTGATCGTCTCCGACAAAGCCTTTTTCCGCGCCGCCTTCCCGGGCCTCGGCGCAGCACCAGACCTCGGCCTCGCGCTGACGTTACCGCGCAGCGTCGGCGCCGCCCGCGCCAAGGATATTCTTCTGACCAATCGCCGTATCGAGGCGTCCGAAGCGGTTGCGATCGGCATCGCTAAACGCATGGTGCCGGCCGCGTCGCTCGTCGATGACGCCTTGCAATTGGCGAAAGAGCTGGCCGCCGGGCCGGCGACCTCGTTCGGTTTGACCAAGATGCTGTTGAACAGCGCTTATGGACCGATCGACGATTTCTTTGCCGCCGAAGCGATGGCGCAGGCCGTGGCCTTCGGCAGCCGGGAATTCGCCGAAGGCGTCACCGCCTTTCTCGGCAAGCGCAAAGCCGACTTCAAGAACGCCTGA
- a CDS encoding long-chain-fatty-acid--CoA ligase — MNLTMGLRKAARFGGDAEALVCGEARLDRRTLVDRVARLASVLRDLGMGDGDRVAMLAANGQHYIEFYFAVLWGGGVIVPINSRFALPEMIEQIRDASPVVLIVDRTFAETGAQLTEAAPSVKAMLSVAVGKAGPKAFDYETMLAAAQPREDALRGGEDLACIFYTGGTTGRSKGVMLSHRNLWANAVVTAARLGFDESMVSLHAGPLFHLAAGARVYTTAVVGGKHVVIPRFTPVDVLEAIARDRVTVATFVPTMLSMLLELPDLGSYDLSSLRMITYGASPIPEVVLSECMKRFPSVRFSQSYGMTELSPVATILGPEDHMPDAPRRHLRSAGRPISSAEVKVVDAKDRELPCGEIGEILVRGPMVMQGYWNKPELTAETLRGGWMHTGDSGYFEPDGYLYIADRIKDMIISGGENVYSAEVENAICAHPDVLQCAVIGIPDERWGESVHAVVVRRPAAVLTDDGIITHCRGLIAGYKCPRSVDVRDQPLPLSSVNKINKAELRAPFWKERTRQVN; from the coding sequence ATGAACCTGACGATGGGTCTTCGGAAGGCGGCTAGATTCGGTGGCGACGCCGAGGCGCTGGTGTGCGGCGAGGCGCGCCTCGACCGGCGGACTCTGGTCGACAGGGTGGCGCGTCTCGCTTCCGTCCTGCGCGATCTCGGCATGGGCGACGGCGACCGGGTGGCGATGCTGGCGGCCAACGGTCAGCACTATATCGAATTCTATTTTGCAGTGTTGTGGGGCGGCGGCGTGATCGTTCCGATCAACTCGCGGTTTGCCCTCCCCGAAATGATCGAGCAGATCCGCGACGCGAGCCCCGTGGTTCTGATCGTTGACCGGACCTTTGCCGAGACCGGCGCGCAGCTCACCGAGGCCGCGCCGTCGGTCAAGGCGATGCTGTCTGTAGCGGTCGGCAAGGCGGGGCCGAAGGCGTTCGACTACGAAACTATGCTCGCCGCAGCACAACCGCGCGAGGATGCGCTCAGGGGCGGCGAAGACCTCGCGTGCATCTTCTATACCGGAGGCACCACCGGCCGTTCAAAAGGCGTGATGCTCAGCCATCGCAACCTGTGGGCCAACGCCGTGGTGACTGCGGCGCGCCTCGGCTTCGACGAGAGCATGGTCAGCCTGCATGCCGGGCCGTTGTTCCACCTCGCCGCCGGCGCGCGCGTCTACACCACGGCCGTAGTCGGTGGCAAACATGTTGTCATTCCGCGGTTTACCCCGGTTGATGTGCTGGAGGCCATTGCGCGCGACAGAGTCACCGTGGCGACCTTTGTGCCGACGATGCTGTCGATGCTGCTCGAACTCCCCGATCTCGGTTCGTACGATCTGTCGAGCCTGCGAATGATCACCTATGGCGCTTCTCCGATACCGGAAGTTGTTCTGAGCGAATGCATGAAACGCTTTCCGTCGGTTCGGTTCTCGCAATCCTACGGCATGACGGAATTGTCGCCGGTCGCCACCATCCTCGGACCGGAGGACCACATGCCCGACGCTCCGAGGCGACATCTTCGCTCGGCCGGCCGGCCGATCAGTTCGGCGGAAGTGAAGGTCGTCGATGCCAAGGATCGCGAACTGCCCTGCGGCGAGATCGGCGAAATCCTGGTGCGCGGCCCGATGGTGATGCAGGGCTACTGGAACAAGCCCGAGCTGACCGCGGAAACCCTGCGCGGCGGCTGGATGCACACCGGAGACTCCGGCTATTTCGAACCCGACGGCTATCTCTATATCGCCGACCGCATCAAGGACATGATCATATCCGGCGGCGAAAACGTCTATTCGGCCGAAGTCGAGAATGCGATCTGCGCGCATCCGGATGTTCTGCAATGCGCTGTGATCGGCATTCCCGATGAACGTTGGGGCGAAAGCGTCCATGCGGTTGTGGTCCGGCGTCCCGCTGCCGTCCTGACGGACGATGGCATCATTACCCACTGCCGTGGCTTGATCGCCGGCTACAAATGTCCGCGCAGCGTGGATGTCCGCGATCAACCGCTGCCGCTGTCGAGTGTCAACAAGATCAACAAAGCCGAATTGCGCGCCCCGTTCTGGAAGGAACGCACACGGCAGGTCAATTGA
- a CDS encoding ABC transporter substrate-binding protein, with the protein MKLKFMISVLTGVFAIAALFSANAAGKKYSVGASDTEIKIGHTTAYSGPVSAFGAGGRTLVAYFKMVNEAGGINGRRVNVISLDDAYSPPKTVEQTRKLVEDQEVLLIYGVSGTPTNSATQRYLNGKGVPQILIATGASKFNNPKDFPWTMPFWPSNGLEQKIYVDYILKMKPDAKIAVLYANDDYGKDHLDGIKAALGANPGSKASIVAELSYETSDPTIDSQIVNLKASGADVFICASTGKFAAQAIRKAREIGWSPLKFLTNASSSVSAVLKPAGLENSVGVMTAAFLKAPNDPIWANDKDVKDYVEFMKKWNSQDNPNDFYATVAYVNAAMLRHVLESSGDDLTRDNVMEQVANIHDVRLPLHLPHVVLKTTPQDFNAFRSLQLQRFDGEKWIDVD; encoded by the coding sequence ATGAAGTTGAAATTCATGATATCGGTACTGACCGGGGTATTTGCGATCGCAGCGTTGTTTTCGGCAAATGCCGCGGGAAAAAAATACAGCGTTGGCGCGTCCGACACGGAAATCAAGATCGGTCATACAACCGCCTACAGTGGTCCGGTATCCGCATTCGGAGCAGGCGGACGTACCCTGGTGGCCTATTTCAAGATGGTCAACGAGGCGGGTGGAATCAACGGTCGCCGCGTCAACGTCATTTCCCTGGACGACGCATACAGCCCGCCAAAGACGGTAGAGCAAACGCGCAAGCTGGTTGAAGATCAGGAGGTGCTGCTGATCTACGGCGTATCCGGAACGCCGACCAATTCCGCCACTCAGAGATACCTCAACGGCAAGGGCGTACCGCAAATTCTCATTGCTACGGGGGCGTCGAAATTCAACAACCCCAAAGACTTTCCGTGGACGATGCCATTCTGGCCCTCCAATGGCCTCGAGCAGAAAATCTATGTCGATTATATTCTCAAGATGAAGCCGGACGCGAAGATCGCGGTCCTCTATGCAAACGACGATTACGGAAAAGACCATCTCGACGGCATCAAGGCAGCGCTGGGCGCGAATCCGGGTTCCAAAGCTTCGATTGTCGCCGAACTGAGCTACGAAACGTCGGATCCGACGATCGATTCCCAAATTGTAAATCTCAAGGCTTCAGGCGCCGATGTGTTCATCTGCGCCAGCACGGGGAAATTTGCAGCCCAGGCCATCCGCAAGGCGCGCGAGATCGGGTGGTCCCCCCTGAAGTTTTTGACCAATGCTTCAAGCTCGGTCAGCGCCGTACTCAAGCCCGCGGGCCTTGAGAATTCGGTGGGTGTCATGACCGCGGCCTTTCTCAAGGCGCCCAACGATCCGATCTGGGCGAACGACAAAGACGTCAAGGACTACGTCGAGTTCATGAAGAAGTGGAATTCGCAAGACAACCCGAACGACTTCTATGCAACGGTTGCTTACGTCAACGCGGCGATGCTGCGCCACGTGCTTGAGAGCAGCGGCGACGACCTGACGCGGGACAATGTTATGGAACAGGTAGCGAATATCCATGATGTTCGCCTGCCGTTGCACCTGCCGCACGTGGTGCTGAAAACAACTCCGCAGGATTTTAATGCGTTCAGATCGCTCCAGTTGCAGCGATTCGACGGGGAAAAATGGATTGATGTCGAT